In Aquimarina sp. TRL1, a single window of DNA contains:
- a CDS encoding carboxypeptidase-like regulatory domain-containing protein, giving the protein MKNYNNPSVSFTSYPLLYFLITCLFFPYSKSSAFQETVNYDSYKGYIIDHSSKKPISSVTISLLDTNISTISNQEGEFLLKVPKKIAENTVLISHLGFKDKNILLSSLNQKKNTIYLIPSITELSQVNLTPSTPEEIIRAVIKKKGVNYFGDHTIMTAFYRESIKKRRTYVSLSEAVVEIYKNPYTSTKPDMIKLHRARKSADYKKLDTLAIKLQGGPSTSLYIDLIKNTDFLLTSDITNYYRFSFDETTKINDRDIYVLNFEQHPYIKDLLYRGKLYVDAKTMALTKATLSLNLSDKEKASKMFVKKKPGSAKVYPTEVSYDIYYREKAGKWYYGYGKIDLAFKINWKKRLFNSHYKLNVELAITDWKKNQEDLFLKASERLKSSVVISDEASGFSDPQFWGDYNVIEPERPIESVIKKIKKQLRKLN; this is encoded by the coding sequence ATGAAAAACTACAATAATCCTTCCGTTTCCTTCACCTCCTATCCTCTTTTATATTTTTTAATAACATGTCTATTTTTCCCATATTCAAAAAGCTCTGCTTTTCAGGAAACAGTTAATTACGATTCTTATAAGGGCTATATTATTGATCACTCTTCTAAAAAACCCATCTCTTCTGTTACTATTTCATTATTAGACACGAATATTTCGACTATAAGTAATCAAGAAGGGGAGTTTTTATTAAAAGTCCCTAAAAAAATAGCTGAAAATACAGTTTTGATATCGCATCTGGGATTCAAGGATAAAAACATTCTTCTTTCATCTCTAAACCAAAAAAAGAATACCATCTATCTGATTCCTTCTATAACTGAACTGTCTCAGGTTAATCTTACTCCCTCCACCCCTGAAGAAATTATCAGAGCTGTTATCAAAAAGAAAGGAGTAAACTACTTTGGGGATCATACAATAATGACAGCCTTTTACAGAGAATCTATAAAAAAAAGGAGAACGTATGTTTCACTTTCAGAAGCAGTTGTAGAGATTTATAAAAATCCATACACTTCTACCAAACCAGATATGATCAAGCTTCATCGAGCAAGGAAAAGTGCTGATTATAAAAAATTAGATACATTGGCGATCAAGTTACAGGGAGGTCCCTCCACCAGTCTTTATATCGACCTTATAAAAAACACTGATTTCTTACTAACCAGTGATATAACCAATTACTACCGATTCAGTTTTGATGAAACCACCAAAATTAACGATCGGGATATCTACGTCCTAAATTTTGAACAACACCCCTATATCAAAGACTTGTTATACCGAGGGAAATTATATGTAGATGCTAAAACAATGGCGTTAACAAAGGCTACTTTGAGCCTAAATCTTTCTGATAAAGAAAAAGCCAGTAAAATGTTTGTAAAAAAGAAACCAGGAAGTGCCAAAGTATATCCGACAGAAGTATCTTATGATATCTATTATCGAGAGAAAGCAGGAAAATGGTATTACGGATATGGAAAAATAGATCTTGCATTTAAAATTAACTGGAAGAAGAGACTCTTTAATTCACATTATAAATTAAATGTGGAATTAGCCATTACAGACTGGAAGAAAAACCAGGAAGATCTTTTCTTAAAAGCGAGCGAACGATTAAAATCTTCAGTTGTAATCAGTGATGAAGCCTCTGGCTTTTCTGATCCGCAGTTCTGGGGAGATTATAATGTTATAGAGCCTGAAAGACCTATAGAATCAGTAATTAAAAAAATAAAAAAACAATTGAGAAAACTCAATTAA
- a CDS encoding ATP-binding protein: MSQNVYYKSATIKYTLYGILFGCGFPILATIIEINKLGLDFSWSSIFFVQKNNSLLYIIDTAPFFLGIFAMFGGRNLDKLQQKNRQVLKTSKFKQDFLANMSHEIRTPMVGVIGMIDLLLKNTELSNIQKEYVTTIHQSSLNLLNILNQILDLSKIEAGKFVLSPESVNYRVLINQNVNLFLAPAKAKGIDIHAEYDEALSDYILVDSNRLTQIISNLIGNAIKFTSEGAIQIKSSLLSKKEDQLQVKIEIIDSGIGISKVDQKRLFSRFSQFDDQTIYSGEGTGLGLSICKKLVSLMGGKIGVKSELDRGSTFWFTFNAHTAPHQPTAPISSKTTSQKNITKFDLHVLLVEDSETNILVTKQILKYLGCTVEVAKTGREAVETFKEEVYDLILMDINLPQLDGIQASKLIRKNHKNVPPIFALTSNALPGDAERFIAKGLDDYITKPFTTEILNIKLKNWFSDYHQFY, translated from the coding sequence ATGAGTCAAAATGTATATTATAAATCTGCGACGATCAAATACACCTTATATGGAATATTATTCGGTTGTGGATTTCCTATATTAGCTACCATTATAGAAATCAATAAACTTGGGTTAGATTTTTCGTGGTCATCTATATTTTTTGTTCAGAAAAATAACTCTTTGCTATACATTATTGATACAGCTCCTTTTTTCCTGGGAATATTTGCTATGTTTGGAGGGAGAAACCTCGATAAACTCCAACAAAAGAACAGGCAAGTCCTTAAAACCTCTAAATTCAAACAGGACTTCCTTGCGAATATGAGTCACGAAATCCGTACTCCTATGGTAGGAGTTATTGGGATGATAGACTTATTGCTAAAGAATACTGAATTAAGTAATATTCAAAAAGAATATGTCACGACCATTCATCAATCTTCACTTAACTTATTAAACATTCTCAATCAAATTTTAGACCTTTCTAAAATAGAAGCAGGTAAATTCGTTTTATCACCAGAATCTGTCAATTACAGAGTACTGATTAATCAAAATGTAAACTTGTTTCTTGCTCCTGCCAAAGCAAAAGGAATTGACATTCATGCCGAATATGATGAAGCACTTTCCGACTATATATTGGTCGATAGTAACAGACTAACTCAAATCATTTCTAACTTAATTGGGAACGCCATAAAGTTCACCTCAGAGGGCGCAATCCAAATTAAATCGTCCCTACTCTCTAAAAAGGAAGATCAGTTACAGGTAAAAATAGAGATCATCGATTCGGGAATCGGTATTAGTAAAGTTGACCAAAAAAGGTTATTTAGTCGTTTTAGCCAATTTGATGATCAGACAATATATAGTGGTGAAGGAACCGGTTTAGGATTATCCATCTGCAAAAAACTGGTAAGCCTTATGGGAGGTAAAATAGGTGTAAAAAGTGAATTGGACAGAGGCAGTACTTTTTGGTTTACTTTTAATGCTCATACAGCACCTCATCAACCTACTGCCCCAATATCTTCTAAAACAACCTCACAAAAAAACATAACTAAGTTTGACTTACATGTTTTATTGGTAGAAGATTCAGAAACCAACATACTCGTTACCAAACAAATACTAAAATACCTGGGATGTACCGTAGAGGTTGCCAAAACAGGAAGGGAGGCTGTAGAAACCTTTAAGGAAGAGGTTTATGATTTGATCTTAATGGATATCAATCTCCCACAACTTGATGGAATACAAGCATCTAAACTTATCCGAAAGAATCACAAAAATGTCCCACCTATCTTTGCTCTAACTTCTAATGCACTCCCTGGAGATGCAGAACGCTTCATCGCAAAAGGATTGGATGACTATATTACAAAACCATTTACCACTGAGATTCTAAATATAAAATTAAAAAACTGGTTTTCTGATTATCATCAATTCTACTAA